One window from the genome of Gimesia aquarii encodes:
- a CDS encoding efflux RND transporter periplasmic adaptor subunit yields MRLATSLVAFFLLCFLFSEQLLAQRGPASVAVAKIVEQKIASGQTFVGTVQPIKRSLIGSAVGGRVAEFPVNEGDYVRAKQPLAQLLINTISLEVDAEKAELELRKHELTELENGSRPDEIKRAKALMMAAKAGSEYQQKRRKRLESLYSRKAVNDDDIQQVVSESIRAEQLYQEATAAYELAVKGPRKEKIAQARSRVAIQQALVDKLESQVVKHTIISPFNGYVVAEHTEVGQWVNSGELVAEVIALDEVDVSVQVLENHVPHVRLGMDVRVEVPAIPEEVFIGKVAMVIPQADVRSRTFPVKVRIKNTITKNGPILKSGMLARAVLPTGAAQTALLVSKDALVLGGPRPMIFVVEPNKENQKLGKARAVPVQVGVAQGRLIQVKGDLKRGAFVVIRGNERLRPEQNVVIAEVLSPDAEPKAKAMKSDG; encoded by the coding sequence ATGAGATTAGCAACCAGCCTCGTTGCCTTTTTTTTGTTATGTTTTTTATTTTCTGAACAACTGCTAGCCCAACGTGGTCCCGCATCTGTGGCCGTTGCTAAAATTGTGGAACAGAAAATTGCATCAGGACAAACCTTTGTTGGAACCGTGCAGCCGATTAAGAGAAGTCTCATCGGAAGTGCCGTCGGTGGACGTGTCGCCGAGTTTCCTGTGAATGAGGGAGACTATGTGCGCGCCAAACAACCTTTGGCTCAACTCTTGATTAACACTATCAGTTTAGAAGTAGATGCTGAAAAAGCGGAATTGGAACTTCGCAAACATGAACTGACTGAGTTAGAAAATGGTTCCCGACCAGATGAAATAAAAAGAGCCAAAGCGCTCATGATGGCTGCCAAGGCTGGTAGCGAGTATCAGCAGAAACGACGTAAACGTCTGGAATCTCTTTATTCTAGAAAAGCAGTGAATGATGATGATATTCAACAGGTTGTCTCAGAGTCAATTCGTGCTGAGCAATTATATCAGGAAGCGACGGCAGCTTATGAACTCGCAGTGAAAGGGCCTCGAAAAGAGAAAATTGCTCAGGCGCGATCTCGAGTTGCCATACAACAGGCCTTGGTTGATAAACTTGAAAGCCAGGTCGTAAAGCATACGATTATTTCTCCGTTTAATGGATACGTTGTTGCCGAACATACGGAAGTCGGTCAATGGGTTAACTCGGGTGAGCTTGTTGCCGAAGTGATTGCATTAGATGAAGTGGATGTCAGTGTTCAAGTACTGGAGAACCATGTGCCGCATGTTCGATTGGGAATGGATGTCCGTGTAGAAGTTCCCGCTATTCCAGAAGAAGTGTTTATTGGTAAGGTAGCCATGGTCATCCCGCAGGCAGATGTCCGATCTCGTACGTTTCCAGTTAAGGTTCGGATCAAAAATACAATTACTAAGAATGGGCCGATCCTCAAATCGGGAATGTTAGCCCGCGCTGTGCTGCCTACAGGGGCGGCTCAAACTGCCTTACTGGTTTCCAAGGATGCTTTGGTTTTAGGAGGTCCTCGTCCCATGATTTTTGTCGTCGAGCCTAATAAAGAAAATCAAAAACTGGGTAAAGCACGTGCTGTTCCCGTCCAAGTTGGTGTAGCTCAAGGTCGATTAATTCAAGTGAAGGGTGACTTGAAACGTGGGGCGTTTGTTGTCATACGTGGTAATGAACGCTTAAGACCAGAGCAGAATGTAGTAATCGCTGAAGTCTTATCGCCCGATGCGGAACCAAAAGCAAAAGCCATGAAATCGGATGGTTAA